A single window of Arcobacter venerupis DNA harbors:
- a CDS encoding TonB-dependent siderophore receptor has product MKNIKRKIIPLSFCVSMIFSAQLLAENTDTLLEEVTVKENIQNGSAEYGYLVEEVKQVGPWGTKSLQDTPYSMTVMPKELIENTVAGDINQIYKINPLIGTQDSVSVWNTPWVTYRGFSNETAILDGMSMGGYLYNVSMEEMERIETISGLTGFMYGVGNVGGTSNYVLKRPTSTKITNVTIGNYGGGQYFGHIDVGGPIDEKGKFAYRLNAAYTDGDTEIAGQSVEKELISGAIDWKVNDNLLLQVEAAHQHYRLDGIIPRTFFRNMDMPAAFDASKQYSPNWTYNETQSNRIGLNATWNINDIFTLRSAYLHKEDEIESIKTYYYMYGNGNFDWGVTKSAPQYQTADGIYSYLDASFDTKGIEHKVTMGISADKYKSEQYVDSFINRRFTNSNMYDYINSSEPNIGTYGKGNKYKSSDSANTNIILGDEIIFNNQWSILAGFNRSNIETTSYSSTGNKTAEYDKTAITPTVSLIYKPIENLTTYTTYIESLEQGTIVGDTYKNANAILDPLVSKQYEVGAKYAFTEKVLLSTALFRIEKSNQYSDDGTEFGTYVQDGLEVHEGIELTVTGKVTDRLTVMTGGTYMDLSIEDSNDAALKGKEPTGVASKLAKIYAEYDLANIKGVTLTGGAYYTGEKNVDSANTDKIPGVTLFDAGARYKTKVSNYPTTFRLNVANLTDKDYWASTETLGTPRNIAFSMKVEF; this is encoded by the coding sequence ATGAAAAATATAAAAAGAAAAATAATTCCATTATCTTTTTGTGTATCAATGATTTTTAGTGCTCAACTTTTAGCTGAAAATACAGATACCTTACTTGAAGAGGTAACAGTAAAAGAAAATATTCAAAATGGTTCAGCTGAATATGGATATTTGGTTGAAGAAGTAAAACAAGTAGGTCCTTGGGGAACAAAATCACTGCAAGATACTCCTTATTCTATGACTGTAATGCCTAAAGAGTTAATTGAAAATACTGTAGCTGGAGATATAAATCAAATTTATAAAATTAATCCATTAATTGGAACTCAAGATTCTGTATCTGTATGGAATACTCCATGGGTTACTTATCGAGGATTCAGTAATGAAACTGCTATTTTAGATGGAATGAGCATGGGTGGATACTTATATAATGTAAGTATGGAAGAGATGGAAAGAATTGAAACAATTAGTGGATTAACTGGTTTTATGTATGGGGTTGGGAATGTTGGAGGAACAAGTAATTATGTTTTAAAGAGACCAACTTCAACAAAAATTACAAATGTAACCATAGGAAATTATGGTGGTGGACAATATTTTGGGCATATTGATGTAGGTGGGCCAATTGATGAAAAAGGTAAATTCGCTTATAGATTAAATGCTGCATATACAGATGGCGATACTGAAATTGCTGGGCAAAGTGTAGAAAAAGAGTTAATTAGTGGAGCAATTGATTGGAAAGTAAATGATAATTTATTACTTCAAGTAGAAGCTGCACACCAACATTATAGATTAGATGGAATTATCCCACGTACTTTTTTCCGTAATATGGATATGCCAGCAGCTTTTGATGCAAGTAAACAATATTCGCCCAATTGGACCTATAATGAAACACAATCAAATAGAATAGGTTTAAATGCAACATGGAATATTAATGATATTTTTACATTAAGAAGTGCTTATTTACATAAAGAAGATGAAATAGAATCAATCAAAACTTATTATTATATGTATGGTAATGGAAACTTCGATTGGGGAGTAACAAAATCCGCTCCTCAATATCAAACTGCAGATGGAATATACTCTTATTTAGATGCAAGTTTTGATACAAAAGGAATAGAACACAAAGTTACAATGGGAATTTCAGCAGATAAATATAAAAGTGAACAATATGTTGATTCTTTTATAAATAGAAGATTTACTAACTCTAATATGTATGATTATATTAATTCCTCAGAACCAAATATAGGAACATATGGAAAAGGAAATAAATATAAATCATCAGATTCTGCAAACACTAATATAATTTTGGGTGATGAGATAATTTTTAATAATCAATGGTCTATTTTGGCTGGATTTAATCGTTCAAATATTGAAACTACAAGTTATAGTTCAACGGGTAATAAAACAGCTGAATACGATAAAACAGCTATTACACCAACTGTATCTTTGATTTATAAACCAATAGAAAACTTAACAACATACACTACTTATATTGAATCTTTAGAACAAGGAACAATAGTTGGAGATACTTACAAAAATGCAAATGCAATATTAGACCCACTTGTTAGTAAACAATATGAAGTTGGAGCAAAATACGCATTTACTGAAAAAGTTTTATTAAGTACTGCTCTATTTAGGATTGAAAAATCAAATCAATATTCAGATGATGGAACAGAATTTGGAACTTATGTTCAAGATGGTTTAGAAGTACATGAAGGAATAGAGTTAACAGTTACAGGAAAAGTTACTGATAGATTAACTGTTATGACTGGTGGAACATATATGGATTTAAGTATTGAAGATAGTAATGATGCTGCTTTAAAAGGTAAGGAGCCAACAGGTGTAGCTTCAAAACTTGCAAAAATCTATGCTGAATATGATTTAGCAAATATTAAAGGAGTAACTTTAACTGGTGGAGCATATTATACAGGTGAAAAAAATGTCGATTCTGCAAATACTGACAAAATACCAGGTGTTACTTTATTTGATGCAGGAGCTAGATATAAAACAAAAGTTAGTAATTATCCTACAACATTTCGTCTAAATGTTGCAAACCTAACTGATAAAGATTATTGGGCATCAACAGAAACACTTGGAACTCCAAGAAATATTGCATTTTCTATGAAAGTAGAATTCTAA
- a CDS encoding HlyD family secretion protein: MRYFFLLVPIFLFANNYIAKIEPKDEFSIYANTSGEIVFLDKNKEMSFVNGVIVKIDNILEKENLNLYQTQVKLYNEKLTILENYYNKYKTITGKSDYEKDAKYMEIIELKNSIKNLELSIANTKDILSKKEITLNNLYLKEFLVNKFDYVNAGTKIATAYDISSAKLVIYLNSEDYKNIKSKEIFLDGQKSNAKLKRLDITPDKTFISAYKAEIEIDSKDFGQSINVEFR, encoded by the coding sequence ATGAGATATTTTTTCTTATTAGTACCAATTTTTTTATTTGCTAATAATTATATAGCAAAAATCGAACCAAAAGATGAATTTAGTATTTATGCAAATACAAGCGGTGAAATTGTTTTTCTTGATAAAAATAAAGAGATGAGTTTTGTAAATGGCGTAATTGTAAAAATTGATAATATTTTAGAAAAAGAGAATTTGAATCTTTATCAAACTCAAGTAAAACTTTACAATGAAAAACTTACTATTTTAGAAAATTATTACAATAAATATAAAACTATTACAGGAAAAAGTGATTATGAAAAAGATGCTAAATATATGGAGATTATTGAGTTAAAAAATAGTATTAAAAATCTTGAACTTTCAATTGCAAATACAAAAGATATTTTAAGTAAAAAAGAGATTACTTTAAACAACTTATATCTAAAAGAGTTCCTTGTAAATAAGTTTGATTATGTAAATGCAGGAACAAAAATCGCAACAGCTTATGATATTAGTAGTGCAAAACTTGTAATTTATTTAAATAGTGAAGATTATAAAAACATCAAATCAAAAGAGATTTTTTTAGATGGACAAAAATCAAATGCAAAATTAAAACGACTTGATATTACTCCTGATAAAACTTTTATTTCAGCATATAAAGCTGAAATTGAAATTGATTCAAAAGATTTTGGGCAAAGTATTAATGTGGAGTTTAGATAA
- a CDS encoding TolC family protein has translation MKRFFLLSLLTISVFAKEEPNSVLSPLKNEIKELKIKSTEEKQKVNQYDWLSDIDLSLSQNKDNENEKSKDYSLSLSQEVYNFGGISAKIDYANYLFKQESLKIQMDNQDDLYLLYSNIVNLLINNLTIKQNILNSKNKEIEVNIKKSQYKNGESDISELNDAIMSKNLLEDTKMELILEKVKYQNEIKKLTQYDVSDIDFPKVSLLNKEEFLANSSQKRYTQIESKISQTQYQKTKSSYLPSLKINGSAGYNNSDTTNNLDDYYKYGASISIPLSYTSSNDIQQSKLIFLKNKKEEDLTYIELENTYETSYETIKQYEKRINLALNDIKLYEELLQLNQEEYNAGFKAIEDVDTLKNSKEIRLLDIEKYKLYIKKEILFLYFQIS, from the coding sequence ATGAAAAGATTTTTTCTACTGAGTTTACTAACAATAAGTGTTTTTGCAAAGGAAGAGCCAAACTCTGTTTTATCACCTTTAAAAAATGAGATAAAAGAACTTAAAATAAAAAGTACTGAAGAAAAACAAAAAGTAAATCAATACGATTGGTTAAGTGATATTGATTTAAGTCTTAGTCAAAATAAAGATAATGAAAATGAAAAAAGTAAAGATTATTCTTTAAGTTTGAGCCAAGAAGTATATAATTTTGGAGGAATTTCAGCCAAAATAGATTATGCAAATTATCTATTTAAGCAAGAGTCTTTAAAAATACAAATGGACAATCAAGATGATTTATATTTGTTATATAGCAATATTGTAAATCTATTAATAAATAATCTTACTATTAAACAAAATATCTTAAATAGTAAAAATAAAGAGATTGAAGTTAATATAAAAAAATCTCAATATAAAAATGGTGAAAGTGATATTAGTGAATTAAACGATGCAATTATGTCAAAAAATCTTCTTGAAGATACAAAAATGGAATTAATACTTGAAAAAGTAAAATATCAAAATGAGATAAAAAAACTAACGCAATATGATGTTTCAGATATTGATTTTCCAAAGGTTTCACTTCTTAATAAAGAGGAGTTTTTGGCTAACTCTTCACAAAAAAGATACACGCAAATTGAATCAAAAATTAGTCAAACACAATATCAAAAAACAAAAAGTAGTTATTTACCCTCTTTAAAAATAAATGGATCTGCTGGATATAATAATTCAGATACAACTAATAATCTTGATGACTATTATAAATATGGAGCAAGTATTAGCATTCCATTGAGTTACACCTCTTCAAATGATATTCAACAATCAAAATTAATATTTTTAAAAAATAAAAAAGAGGAAGATTTAACTTATATTGAATTAGAAAATACTTATGAAACCTCTTATGAAACTATAAAACAATATGAAAAAAGAATTAATTTAGCTCTAAATGATATTAAACTTTATGAAGAATTATTACAATTAAATCAAGAAGAATATAATGCAGGATTTAAAGCAATCGAAGATGTAGATACTTTAAAAAATTCAAAAGAAATAAGATTATTAGATATTGAAAAATATAAGCTGTATATTAAAAAAGAGATTTTATTTTTGTATTTTCAAATCTCTTAA
- a CDS encoding TonB-dependent siderophore receptor — translation MINIKRKIIPLSLCLSMILGSQLLAENTDTLLEEVNVSETAQNGTAENGYVVKETTGIGLWDKRSLQDTPYQMSIVSQDMIENTASGIDQIFKMNPVVQVKTTSTSSHSWNTPNMNIRGFDVSGNHILDGIPFSWVEGITTEELERVEVLNGLTGFLYGVGYVGGAVNYVTKKPTLERITDLTIGSTGNEAAYIHADLGGKIDEKGKFSYRLNALKQNGETSIKDQNIDRELITGALDWRVTDDLLLTFDASHKENKTDKLTASFSSNQSASILDPKQGYSPDWTFSDTSQDRLGFKSLWQINDNVKLRTGYIHLEHENDMSMSYVYDNYDGTYRLNYYRAWPQTSTTQGAYVYTDIDFDTFGIEHTLTIGGSGNKTKANSIEGAWEWVNLGNYTLNQLNNVSKPTYIGSANNKTYLSSRNEKTNLMVGDDIRFNDQWSALVGFNYAEVEEKNYNISGEKTGGYDAKDTTPSISLIYKPFEDLTTYTTYMESLESGTIVGDLYSNAGEIFDPYVSKQYEVGAKYSISQNLLLSSALFRIEKANSYEEQTSSKPILTQDGLVIHQGLELTVTGKLTDNLTVVTGGTIMDLEIDKANSNEGKKPTDTASQMAKLYAEYNIPMVQGLAVTGGAYWTGKSYRDAANTEVIPSYTVYDGGFRYKTKLDKYPTTYIVNVTNLTNKEYWRSSTSFGEPRNIALSMKVEF, via the coding sequence ATGATAAACATAAAAAGAAAAATAATTCCATTATCACTTTGTCTATCAATGATTTTAGGAAGCCAATTATTAGCTGAAAATACAGATACCTTACTTGAAGAGGTTAATGTTTCAGAAACTGCGCAAAATGGAACTGCTGAAAATGGATATGTGGTGAAAGAGACAACTGGAATCGGGCTTTGGGATAAAAGAAGTTTACAAGATACTCCTTATCAAATGAGCATAGTTTCACAAGATATGATAGAAAACACTGCAAGTGGAATTGACCAAATCTTTAAAATGAATCCAGTTGTACAAGTAAAAACAACTTCTACTTCTTCACATAGTTGGAATACTCCAAATATGAATATAAGAGGATTTGATGTATCGGGAAATCATATATTAGATGGTATTCCCTTTTCTTGGGTAGAGGGTATTACTACTGAAGAACTTGAAAGAGTAGAAGTACTAAATGGTTTAACAGGGTTTTTATATGGTGTGGGTTATGTTGGAGGTGCAGTTAATTATGTAACAAAAAAACCAACATTAGAAAGAATTACAGATTTAACTATTGGAAGTACTGGAAATGAAGCAGCTTATATCCATGCTGATTTAGGCGGAAAGATTGATGAAAAAGGAAAATTCTCTTATAGATTAAATGCTTTAAAACAAAATGGTGAGACTTCTATCAAAGACCAAAATATAGACAGAGAATTAATTACAGGAGCATTAGATTGGAGAGTAACTGATGATTTACTTTTAACATTTGATGCTTCGCATAAAGAGAATAAAACAGATAAATTAACTGCTTCGTTTTCTAGTAATCAATCAGCTAGTATTTTAGACCCAAAACAAGGATATTCACCTGATTGGACATTTTCTGATACTTCACAAGATAGACTTGGATTTAAATCTTTATGGCAGATTAATGACAATGTAAAACTTAGAACTGGATATATCCATCTTGAACATGAAAATGATATGTCTATGTCTTACGTATATGATAATTATGATGGAACATACAGACTTAACTATTATAGGGCTTGGCCTCAGACATCAACAACTCAAGGTGCTTATGTTTATACAGATATTGATTTTGATACTTTTGGAATTGAACATACTTTAACAATTGGTGGTTCTGGAAATAAAACGAAAGCTAATAGTATTGAGGGTGCTTGGGAATGGGTTAATTTAGGTAACTATACATTAAACCAATTAAATAATGTATCAAAACCAACTTATATCGGTAGTGCTAATAATAAAACTTATTTATCTAGTCGTAATGAAAAAACAAATCTTATGGTTGGTGATGATATAAGATTTAATGACCAATGGAGTGCATTAGTTGGATTTAATTATGCAGAAGTTGAAGAAAAGAATTACAATATTAGTGGTGAAAAAACTGGTGGATATGATGCAAAAGATACAACACCAAGTATATCTTTAATCTATAAACCATTTGAAGATTTAACAACTTACACAACATATATGGAATCTTTAGAAAGTGGTACTATTGTTGGAGATTTATATTCAAATGCTGGAGAAATTTTCGACCCTTATGTAAGTAAACAATATGAAGTTGGAGCAAAATACTCTATTTCTCAAAATTTACTTTTAAGTTCAGCCTTATTTAGAATAGAAAAAGCAAATTCTTATGAAGAACAAACTTCTTCAAAACCAATTTTAACGCAAGATGGATTAGTAATTCATCAAGGTTTAGAGCTAACGGTAACTGGAAAATTAACTGATAATCTTACAGTTGTAACTGGTGGAACAATTATGGATTTAGAAATAGATAAAGCAAATTCAAATGAAGGGAAAAAACCAACAGATACTGCTTCTCAAATGGCAAAACTATATGCAGAATATAATATTCCTATGGTTCAAGGTTTAGCAGTAACAGGTGGAGCGTATTGGACAGGAAAATCATATAGAGATGCAGCAAATACAGAGGTTATTCCATCTTATACAGTTTATGATGGAGGATTCAGATATAAAACTAAATTAGATAAATATCCAACAACCTATATCGTTAATGTTACAAATCTAACTAATAAAGAGTATTGGAGAAGTTCAACATCTTTTGGTGAACCTAGAAATATAGCTTTATCTATGAAAGTAGAATTCTAA
- the hemP gene encoding hemin uptake protein HemP, with protein MKENKDKQLDSKEIFEKEKTIEIIHDGQSYYLKITKANKLILTK; from the coding sequence GTGAAAGAAAATAAAGATAAACAATTAGATTCAAAAGAGATTTTTGAAAAAGAAAAAACTATTGAAATCATTCATGATGGGCAATCTTATTACTTAAAAATCACAAAAGCGAATAAATTAATACTGACAAAATAA
- a CDS encoding PepSY-associated TM helix domain-containing protein: MNENVEKESNKLLTQRLQRVHVATGISFSLIMYVAVFFGIFAILLPYIQVWEKPSRHFKTADITTIDYSSMIDPVLSNPDYPKINPIEIIFPGYMEDPALKISTDFVKTKVFNPNTNQEVENEDELSQLARFLNHMHYGRPFKDFGYMLFGFTAVAGMFLVIGGVILIIKIKYKNSTKTTSGKFSKWHRKIFTWVFPPFIIITLTGAYMNIGFDGSAPMTYLASKGQTSEVWNLTGPVLFPDEPRLEKKNDNVPMLAINELLKKAKEINPNIDFQMVKIINWQDTSAIAKFEGYNPYMPFLNGISNKPSVTLSGVDGRLISQQKVMDKHWSGLFYDSVFFLHFLFGVDTFTRLLIATIMSISTFALGFGVLLWLEKKARKIPESVPVYQWMGKLSLSVMIGVIPATGLLFFLQWLLPFDMENRVVLQKGLFALLWLSTLTWSFYRLNSYQAAKEFLFLGGILFILSPIIHFYNSGFSPIELYKNDMTSILSVDIALFIFGSLLVFIAIKLPQKRVDVQKFWTKNL, encoded by the coding sequence ATGAACGAAAACGTAGAAAAAGAATCCAATAAACTATTAACTCAAAGACTTCAAAGAGTACATGTGGCAACAGGTATAAGTTTTTCTTTAATCATGTATGTGGCCGTATTTTTTGGAATATTTGCAATTTTACTTCCCTATATTCAAGTATGGGAAAAACCGTCTCGTCATTTTAAAACTGCTGATATTACAACTATTGATTATAGCTCTATGATAGACCCTGTTTTATCAAATCCAGACTATCCAAAAATTAATCCTATTGAAATTATTTTTCCAGGATATATGGAAGATCCAGCATTAAAAATCTCAACAGATTTTGTAAAAACAAAAGTTTTTAATCCAAATACAAATCAAGAAGTTGAAAATGAAGATGAATTGTCTCAATTAGCTAGATTTTTAAATCATATGCATTATGGAAGACCATTTAAAGATTTTGGATATATGCTTTTTGGTTTTACAGCGGTTGCTGGAATGTTTTTAGTTATTGGTGGAGTAATTTTAATTATAAAAATAAAATATAAAAATAGTACTAAAACAACAAGTGGAAAATTCTCAAAATGGCATAGAAAAATATTTACTTGGGTTTTTCCACCTTTTATCATCATTACTCTAACGGGTGCTTATATGAATATTGGATTTGATGGTTCAGCACCTATGACATATTTAGCTTCAAAAGGACAAACTTCAGAAGTATGGAATTTAACAGGGCCAGTTTTATTTCCAGATGAGCCTAGACTTGAAAAGAAAAATGATAATGTTCCTATGCTTGCTATAAATGAATTATTAAAAAAAGCAAAAGAAATAAATCCTAATATTGATTTTCAAATGGTAAAAATTATCAATTGGCAAGACACAAGTGCCATAGCAAAATTTGAGGGATATAACCCTTATATGCCATTTTTAAATGGTATTTCAAACAAACCAAGTGTAACACTAAGTGGAGTTGATGGAAGATTAATATCTCAACAAAAAGTAATGGATAAACATTGGAGTGGACTATTTTATGATAGTGTATTTTTCTTACACTTTTTATTTGGAGTTGATACTTTTACTCGACTTTTAATAGCAACAATTATGAGTATTTCAACTTTTGCTTTAGGTTTTGGTGTTTTATTATGGCTAGAAAAAAAAGCAAGAAAAATACCTGAATCAGTACCAGTTTATCAATGGATGGGAAAATTATCATTAAGTGTAATGATAGGAGTTATTCCTGCAACTGGATTATTGTTTTTTCTTCAATGGCTTTTACCTTTTGATATGGAAAATAGAGTTGTATTACAAAAAGGACTTTTTGCTCTTTTATGGTTATCCACTTTAACTTGGTCATTTTATAGATTAAACTCTTATCAAGCTGCAAAAGAGTTTTTATTTTTAGGTGGGATTTTATTTATTTTAAGTCCAATAATTCACTTCTACAATAGTGGATTTTCACCTATAGAATTATATAAAAATGATATGACAAGTATTTTAAGTGTTGATATTGCTCTGTTTATTTTTGGAAGTTTACTTGTTTTTATTGCTATTAAATTACCACAAAAAAGAGTTGACGTTCAAAAATTTTGGACAAAAAATTTATAA
- a CDS encoding efflux RND transporter permease subunit — translation MYKIINFFLKNSHLNHTILVFILILGIFSYFKIPKEIFPSTELEMIEVEGSYSGASADNLNNFAVTEIENEINSISGLGKINSFIHSGYFSIEIELQDGVDKIEKINEIKDAISAAKRYFPSDMTEPTVRSIDYGWSLLTVSLNSSKYDQKELIKIANNLRTSLMQIEHISKVNNYGDADLQIDLILDNKKINMYGLNSSAIIDAISQLSYIYPVGNIEQTGNHIYLSAQNNKFNEEFWKNSVIKIDDKKVYLSDIANISIDYPQKETIARLNGENTITLRIYKDKYGDSIKIVENIKELLAKTEQNNSDISLSISRDNSSPIQERIKTILANIVLGLILVGLAMYVLISPRLSFVIILGIPFSFIISLLFIELMGYSLNMVSMMAMLIALGIVVDDAIIISENIQRYLDEGYKINDAVLKGTKQMIAPVIIAGLTTIFAFLPMLFISGEMGLFMKLIPIVISCLIISSILESFLFLPLHSKQILKANEKQLDWTKLYDFYETVLHKVIEYKKSFLITFFITIPIFSILLIQSSRFQLFPDMDSNNIKLSIKLEDSIPIEITNQIAKKYEKVLMESSKEIYIKNISTTVGFYEDITDSSETIENGFTILLELEDFREENFLENYINPILNLSFDFQRVNKIRLISSNQAINAIRDLVSPLLKEDNAIEHNITTHRIGGVKTDIELLLNSANSTLLLQTIKELKEKLNTINGVKDVSDNTILGQSEYKFIINSYGKQLGLTDENIAKAISNYFLEKEQTNTFNEDGIIKIITKSAYKDNFTELKNFYIPLDNNQFVRFQEVVEFNIERNFEEIEKINGQIYKKVLANVDNNIINASEVLKELENIITVSKEKGINIEFGGEKEKSEQMAFDLIKAFLVSLFLIFITLLVIFPSFKSSFIILSVIPFSILGPIIGHFIIGINLNSQSMIGMLGLAGVVINDGIIMLDFLHHTRTRKDFFEKARLRVRPILITSITTMLGLFTLIFFPTGESVMLQPIAVSLGFGILWGTILNLIYVPALFATLFKIKD, via the coding sequence ATGTATAAAATAATCAATTTTTTTTTAAAAAATTCTCACCTAAATCACACAATATTAGTCTTTATATTAATCTTAGGAATTTTTTCATATTTTAAAATTCCAAAAGAAATCTTCCCTTCAACTGAACTTGAAATGATAGAAGTTGAGGGTTCATATAGTGGAGCTAGTGCTGATAATTTAAACAATTTTGCAGTTACAGAGATTGAAAATGAAATTAACTCTATTTCTGGTTTAGGGAAAATAAACTCATTTATACATTCAGGATATTTTTCTATTGAAATTGAACTACAAGATGGTGTTGATAAAATTGAAAAAATCAATGAAATAAAAGATGCCATTAGTGCTGCAAAAAGATATTTTCCTTCTGATATGACAGAACCTACTGTTCGAAGTATTGATTATGGTTGGTCATTATTAACAGTTTCTTTAAACTCTTCAAAATATGACCAAAAAGAGTTAATTAAAATTGCAAATAATCTACGAACATCTTTAATGCAGATTGAGCATATTAGTAAAGTCAATAATTATGGAGATGCTGATTTACAGATTGATTTGATTTTAGATAATAAAAAAATTAATATGTATGGACTAAATAGTTCAGCCATTATTGATGCAATATCCCAGTTATCTTATATTTATCCTGTTGGGAATATTGAACAAACGGGTAATCACATCTATTTGAGTGCTCAAAATAATAAATTCAATGAGGAGTTTTGGAAAAATAGTGTTATAAAAATAGATGATAAAAAAGTTTATTTAAGTGATATTGCTAATATTTCTATTGATTATCCACAAAAAGAGACTATTGCTAGACTTAATGGTGAAAATACTATAACTTTACGTATTTATAAAGATAAATATGGAGATAGCATCAAAATTGTAGAAAATATTAAAGAGTTATTAGCAAAAACTGAACAAAACAATTCTGATATATCATTAAGTATTTCAAGGGATAACTCAAGTCCAATTCAAGAAAGAATTAAAACTATCCTTGCAAATATTGTTTTAGGACTTATTTTAGTTGGACTTGCAATGTATGTACTAATAAGTCCAAGGCTTTCATTTGTAATTATTTTAGGAATTCCTTTTTCTTTTATTATCTCTTTATTATTCATTGAACTAATGGGTTACAGTTTAAATATGGTATCAATGATGGCGATGTTAATTGCATTAGGTATCGTTGTAGATGATGCAATTATCATAAGTGAAAATATTCAAAGATACCTTGATGAAGGTTATAAGATAAATGATGCTGTATTAAAAGGTACAAAACAGATGATTGCACCTGTAATAATCGCAGGATTAACAACTATTTTTGCCTTTTTACCAATGTTATTTATAAGTGGAGAAATGGGACTTTTTATGAAGCTTATTCCTATTGTAATATCTTGTTTAATAATCTCTTCAATTCTTGAATCATTTTTATTTTTGCCTTTACACTCTAAACAGATTTTAAAAGCAAATGAAAAACAATTGGATTGGACAAAACTTTATGACTTTTATGAAACTGTTTTACATAAAGTTATTGAATATAAAAAAAGCTTCTTAATCACTTTTTTTATAACTATTCCTATTTTTTCTATTTTACTTATTCAAAGTAGTAGATTTCAGCTTTTCCCTGATATGGATTCAAACAATATTAAATTATCAATTAAACTTGAAGATTCAATTCCAATTGAAATAACTAATCAAATTGCAAAAAAATATGAAAAAGTTTTGATGGAAAGTTCAAAAGAGATTTATATAAAAAACATAAGTACAACAGTTGGATTTTATGAAGATATAACTGATTCTAGTGAAACAATTGAAAATGGTTTTACTATTTTATTAGAACTAGAAGACTTTAGAGAAGAAAACTTTTTAGAAAATTATATTAACCCTATTTTAAATCTTAGTTTCGATTTTCAAAGAGTTAATAAAATCAGATTAATCTCTTCAAATCAAGCAATAAATGCAATAAGAGATTTAGTTAGTCCTTTATTAAAAGAAGATAATGCTATTGAGCATAATATTACAACTCACCGAATTGGTGGAGTAAAAACTGATATTGAACTTCTGTTAAATAGTGCAAATAGTACTTTATTACTTCAAACTATTAAAGAATTAAAAGAAAAACTTAACACTATTAATGGAGTTAAAGATGTAAGTGATAATACGATTCTTGGACAAAGTGAATATAAGTTTATTATCAACTCTTATGGTAAACAACTTGGATTAACAGATGAAAATATCGCAAAAGCAATTAGCAACTATTTTTTAGAAAAAGAACAAACTAACACTTTTAATGAAGATGGAATAATCAAGATAATCACAAAATCAGCATATAAAGATAATTTTACTGAATTAAAAAACTTTTATATTCCCCTTGATAATAATCAATTTGTTCGTTTCCAAGAAGTTGTTGAGTTTAATATAGAAAGAAATTTTGAAGAGATTGAAAAAATAAATGGACAGATTTACAAAAAAGTATTAGCAAATGTTGATAACAATATTATTAACGCAAGTGAAGTATTAAAAGAGCTTGAAAATATTATAACTGTAAGTAAAGAAAAAGGCATAAATATTGAGTTTGGAGGAGAAAAAGAGAAAAGTGAACAAATGGCATTTGATTTAATCAAAGCTTTTTTAGTATCTTTATTTTTGATTTTTATTACTTTATTAGTGATTTTTCCATCTTTTAAAAGTTCATTTATTATTCTTTCTGTTATTCCTTTTAGTATTTTAGGTCCAATTATTGGGCATTTTATAATAGGAATTAATCTAAATTCTCAATCAATGATAGGAATGTTAGGACTTGCAGGTGTTGTTATTAATGATGGAATTATTATGTTAGATTTTTTACATCATACAAGAACAAGAAAAGATTTCTTTGAAAAAGCAAGACTTAGAGTTCGACCTATTTTAATCACATCAATTACAACAATGTTAGGATTATTTACTTTAATTTTCTTTCCAACAGGAGAATCTGTGATGCTCCAGCCAATTGCTGTTTCATTGGGATTTGGCATTTTATGGGGAACTATTTTAAATCTAATTTATGTTCCTGCGCTTTTTGCAACTTTATTTAAAATCAAGGATTAA